In Candidatus Sulfurimonas marisnigri, a single genomic region encodes these proteins:
- a CDS encoding LTA synthase family protein, protein MYLNLPKHLKFLLFIVLIEVLVLTLLRVAFFTAFWDNGLEYSSSEVAYSFWLGLRFDIQLIAIVNLPILLFGGIKRIGIFEHTRAKYFWMSYLMLTIIAIINLYVINFAYYDFFQKLVDSTIIRYFYNIKTAMSMLIDGYPIFSTSAGVVIFLLFILFVFNNMYKKVDTQEAKLIKGKKKFYIYALFSIIYIFSGYGKFEWYPWRWSEAFYSSNNFLSYLASNPVTYFSNTLKNKDIKYDEQKTKEYYDYVAELLNIKDKDPKKLSLARIVKPEHKQEYKFDKPNIVYILGESTSYARTSMSGNPLNPTPFLKEMSDSGILYNRYYTPHAGTARSVWTSMTGLTDVERMKTSTRNPMVVNQNMILNSLNDYEKFYFIGGSLSWGNIRGVISNVNDIHIYEEPNYKDSPSNDAAWGISDVHLVSEVNNIIKKVKKPFFAFVQLSGNHSPNTIPDENFGFEYPKNLSKEDMNKYSFSGGEDDFAGQKFLDHSVERFITLAKKEKYFDNTIFIFVGDHGLAKRGDHMHQAEQVFLTATLHTPLIIYAPKLIKHKEVDYPVSAVDIMATIGGLSGQKYINSTMGRDLLDKEFDEKAHYAYYMDHGSNPTLSLMGDEFIFRIQADGTKKRLYKYYYDKKDENLISIYPEVAKKMEKTCRGIFESTRYVRFNNSTADVEKCIELSR, encoded by the coding sequence GTGTATTTAAACTTGCCGAAACATTTAAAATTTCTACTTTTTATAGTGCTGATAGAAGTGCTTGTTCTTACTCTGTTAAGAGTAGCGTTCTTTACCGCATTTTGGGATAACGGTTTAGAATATTCATCTTCTGAAGTCGCATACTCTTTTTGGTTAGGCCTAAGGTTTGACATTCAGCTAATTGCTATTGTAAATTTACCAATTTTACTTTTTGGCGGAATCAAAAGAATCGGAATCTTTGAACACACTAGGGCGAAATACTTTTGGATGAGTTATCTAATGCTTACAATCATTGCAATTATAAACTTGTATGTTATTAACTTTGCATATTATGATTTTTTTCAAAAACTTGTTGACTCTACTATTATAAGGTATTTTTATAACATTAAAACAGCAATGTCAATGCTTATTGACGGATACCCAATCTTTTCAACGTCTGCCGGAGTAGTTATATTTTTACTTTTTATTCTTTTTGTGTTTAACAATATGTATAAAAAAGTAGATACTCAAGAGGCTAAACTAATTAAAGGGAAGAAAAAATTCTATATATATGCTCTGTTTAGTATAATTTATATATTTTCAGGATATGGAAAGTTTGAATGGTACCCTTGGAGATGGAGTGAAGCCTTTTACTCATCAAATAATTTTTTATCATATCTGGCTTCTAATCCTGTGACATATTTTTCCAATACGTTAAAAAATAAAGATATAAAATATGATGAACAAAAAACTAAAGAGTATTATGATTATGTGGCAGAACTTTTAAACATAAAAGACAAAGACCCTAAAAAGCTTAGTTTAGCAAGAATAGTTAAGCCAGAGCATAAGCAAGAGTATAAGTTTGATAAACCAAATATTGTATATATTTTAGGTGAATCAACGTCTTATGCAAGAACAAGTATGTCGGGAAATCCTTTAAACCCAACTCCATTTTTAAAAGAAATGAGTGATAGCGGAATACTATATAATCGTTACTACACTCCCCATGCTGGAACTGCCAGAAGTGTCTGGACATCAATGACTGGCCTTACTGATGTTGAGAGGATGAAAACAAGCACTAGAAACCCTATGGTGGTAAATCAAAATATGATTTTAAATTCGCTTAATGATTATGAAAAATTTTATTTTATCGGAGGAAGTCTTAGTTGGGGAAATATTAGAGGTGTGATTTCCAATGTTAATGACATTCATATCTATGAAGAACCAAACTATAAGGACTCTCCAAGCAATGATGCTGCTTGGGGGATAAGTGATGTTCATCTCGTCAGCGAGGTAAATAATATTATTAAAAAGGTAAAGAAGCCATTTTTTGCTTTTGTCCAGCTCTCTGGAAATCACTCCCCAAATACTATTCCTGATGAAAATTTTGGTTTTGAGTATCCAAAAAATCTCTCTAAAGAAGATATGAATAAATACAGTTTTAGCGGTGGAGAGGATGATTTTGCAGGGCAAAAGTTTCTTGATCATAGTGTTGAGAGGTTTATAACTCTTGCAAAAAAAGAAAAATATTTTGATAACACTATTTTTATTTTTGTAGGAGACCATGGTTTAGCTAAGAGAGGCGACCACATGCACCAGGCTGAACAAGTGTTTTTAACTGCAACTTTGCACACTCCCTTAATAATTTATGCACCAAAACTGATTAAACACAAAGAGGTTGACTATCCTGTAAGCGCTGTTGATATTATGGCTACTATTGGAGGTCTTAGTGGACAGAAGTATATTAACTCAACAATGGGTAGAGATTTACTTGATAAAGAGTTTGATGAAAAAGCTCATTATGCATATTATATGGATCATGGAAGTAATCCTACACTAAGTCTAATGGGTGATGAGTTTATTTTTAGAATTCAAGCAGACGGAACTAAAAAAAGACTATATAAATATTACTATGACAAAAAAGATGAAAACCTAATATCTATATATCCTGAAGTTGCAAAAAAGATGGAAAAAACATGCAGAGGTATTTTTGAATCTACAAGATATGTAAGATTCAATAATTCAACAGCTGATGTTGAGAAATGCATTGAGTTATCTCGTTAA
- a CDS encoding UDP-glucose dehydrogenase family protein gives MKISVIGTGYVGLVSGVCFAQMGNTVTCVDIDEKKIKELEQGIIPIYEPGLEDMTLENYKNKTLSFTTNSAAAIENSSIVFIAVGTPMGEDGSADLKYVLAVAKTIGESMQNYLVVVDKSTVPVGTADKVKATIQTELDRRGVDIKFDVVSNPEFLKEGAAIQDFLHPDRVVIGAESVKAMDVMRELYSPFMKHHDRFIAMDIKSAEMTKYAANAMLATKISFMNEMSQICERVGADINKVRNGIGSDSRIGYSFIYPGCGYGGSCFPKDVQALAKTAKDFGYSPRILDAVEAVNYDQKYVISNKVIDKFGENLDGKTFAVWGLSFKPETDDMREASSITIINQLTSRGAKVVAYDPKAIHEAQSHYLKGNDRVSYAQSKYEALNGSDALVLVTEWQEFRSPDFDEMKKLLKTPIFFDGRNQFSKEKMREYGFEYFQIGVN, from the coding sequence ATGAAAATATCAGTTATTGGAACAGGTTACGTAGGTTTAGTGAGTGGAGTTTGTTTTGCTCAAATGGGAAATACCGTTACTTGTGTAGATATAGATGAAAAGAAGATTAAAGAACTTGAGCAGGGCATTATCCCTATTTATGAACCTGGTTTAGAAGATATGACATTGGAAAACTATAAAAATAAAACACTTTCATTTACAACAAACTCAGCAGCTGCTATAGAAAACTCTTCAATAGTATTTATAGCTGTAGGAACTCCGATGGGTGAAGATGGAAGTGCAGACCTAAAGTATGTTTTAGCAGTAGCAAAAACCATAGGTGAATCAATGCAGAATTATTTGGTTGTAGTTGATAAATCTACAGTACCGGTAGGGACTGCAGATAAAGTAAAAGCAACTATACAGACTGAACTTGATCGCAGAGGTGTAGATATAAAATTTGATGTAGTCTCAAACCCAGAGTTTTTAAAAGAGGGTGCAGCTATTCAAGATTTTTTACACCCTGACCGTGTTGTAATAGGCGCTGAGAGCGTAAAAGCCATGGATGTGATGAGAGAACTTTACAGCCCGTTTATGAAGCATCATGATAGATTTATTGCAATGGATATAAAAAGTGCCGAGATGACAAAATATGCGGCAAATGCAATGCTTGCAACAAAGATATCGTTTATGAATGAGATGAGTCAAATATGTGAGCGTGTTGGAGCAGATATTAATAAAGTACGAAACGGTATAGGAAGCGATAGCCGAATAGGTTATAGCTTTATATATCCAGGATGTGGATATGGTGGTAGCTGTTTTCCAAAAGATGTTCAGGCTCTGGCAAAAACGGCAAAAGATTTTGGGTATAGCCCTAGAATTTTAGATGCTGTCGAGGCTGTTAATTATGATCAAAAATATGTAATCAGCAATAAGGTTATAGACAAATTTGGTGAAAATCTAGATGGTAAGACTTTTGCTGTTTGGGGACTTAGCTTTAAGCCTGAGACAGATGATATGAGAGAGGCGAGCTCTATTACAATTATAAACCAGCTAACTTCAAGAGGGGCGAAAGTTGTAGCTTATGACCCAAAAGCTATACATGAAGCTCAGAGCCACTACTTAAAAGGCAACGATAGAGTCTCTTATGCCCAGAGTAAATATGAGGCTCTAAATGGCTCTGATGCTTTAGTCCTTGTAACGGAGTGGCAGGAGTTTAGAAGTCCTGACTTTGATGAGATGAAAAAGCTTTTAAAAACACCTATATTCTTTGATGGAAGAAATCAGTTTTCTAAAGAAAAAATGAGAGAATATGGTTTTGAATATTTTCAGATTGGTGTGAACTAG
- a CDS encoding glycosyl hydrolase, which produces MKQPYTWDNYSDQPYQLKDKSFKKKMRKKEFYSLFKTFLTSIIVLPLSLILMPFIRRKEVKSKEFFCIGVDYQREPGLTIELLEEIPVERVLVRFKLWEMDTLHELKEFIKALGNKKITLKILQDREHVENLELLEKDLETIFSSLSQHVDIFEIGSTINRAKWGFFSVDEYSRFYKTAYDLKISKFPDIKLIGSGVIDFEYHFTAHTIFNFFKYRYDGVSALLYVDRRGAPENTQLGFSLSDKIAFLSTIVWSSPKVGQELHVTEVNWPISGTSPYAPTSEHECVDEELYADFMLRYYLLTFASQQVDSVSWHQLIAPGYGLIDTRDSIRKRSAFETYKFMFSNLKNSQFLRLDIKRDYYILQCLVEDRLLQIHWSLKPTTLKNEDFFTVYSRDGEIIEDKTLNIGSSPLYIYIKDAV; this is translated from the coding sequence ATGAAACAGCCATATACATGGGATAATTATTCCGATCAACCATATCAATTAAAAGACAAAAGTTTTAAAAAGAAAATGAGAAAAAAAGAGTTTTATTCACTTTTTAAAACTTTTCTCACTTCTATTATTGTACTGCCATTATCATTAATTTTAATGCCTTTTATCAGAAGAAAAGAGGTAAAGTCAAAAGAATTTTTCTGTATAGGTGTAGATTATCAAAGAGAACCTGGGTTAACTATAGAGCTATTAGAAGAGATACCAGTTGAAAGAGTCCTAGTTCGTTTTAAACTTTGGGAGATGGATACACTTCATGAACTTAAAGAGTTTATAAAAGCCCTTGGAAATAAAAAAATTACCCTAAAAATACTTCAAGACAGAGAACATGTAGAAAACTTAGAGCTTTTAGAAAAAGATTTAGAGACTATTTTTTCTTCTCTTAGTCAACATGTAGATATTTTTGAAATCGGTTCAACCATAAACAGGGCTAAATGGGGTTTCTTTAGCGTGGATGAATATAGCCGTTTTTATAAAACTGCATATGATTTAAAAATATCAAAATTCCCAGATATAAAACTTATTGGTAGTGGTGTTATAGACTTTGAATACCACTTCACTGCCCATACTATTTTTAACTTTTTTAAATACCGATACGATGGAGTTTCAGCGCTTCTTTATGTAGACAGAAGAGGTGCACCGGAGAACACTCAATTAGGATTTAGTTTATCTGATAAGATAGCCTTCCTCAGCACAATAGTGTGGAGCAGCCCAAAAGTAGGACAGGAATTGCATGTAACAGAGGTAAACTGGCCTATTTCAGGTACTTCTCCATATGCACCTACAAGCGAACATGAGTGTGTTGATGAAGAGTTGTATGCAGATTTTATGCTTAGATACTATCTTTTAACCTTTGCTTCACAGCAAGTAGACTCTGTATCTTGGCATCAGCTAATTGCACCTGGATACGGCCTTATAGATACTCGTGATTCTATTCGAAAACGTTCAGCATTTGAAACATATAAATTTATGTTTTCTAACTTGAAAAACTCACAGTTCTTAAGACTAGATATAAAAAGGGACTACTACATTCTTCAGTGTTTAGTAGAAGATAGGCTTTTACAGATACATTGGTCTCTAAAACCCACAACTTTAAAAAATGAAGATTTCTTCACAGTTTACTCACGTGATGGGGAAATTATAGAAGACAAAACTTTAAACATAGGCTCATCCCCACTATATATTTATATAAAAGATGCGGTATAA
- a CDS encoding c-type cytochrome, giving the protein MKKIVASIVALTATTALMAGVNAGACQGCHGGDFSKAALGKSKIVSEMTHADIATALKGYKAGTYGAAMKGLMKGQVAKYSDADLDAFALTIGK; this is encoded by the coding sequence ATGAAAAAAATCGTTGCTTCAATTGTTGCTTTAACTGCAACTACAGCTTTAATGGCTGGTGTAAATGCTGGTGCTTGTCAAGGGTGTCACGGTGGAGACTTTAGTAAGGCTGCTCTAGGTAAATCTAAAATTGTTTCTGAAATGACTCACGCTGATATCGCTACTGCTCTTAAAGGTTACAAAGCTGGTACTTACGGTGCAGCAATGAAGGGTCTTATGAAAGGTCAAGTTGCAAAATACTCTGACGCTGATTTAGACGCATTCGCACTAACAATCGGTAAATAA
- the waaC gene encoding lipopolysaccharide heptosyltransferase I, with protein sequence MRICIVKLSAMGDIIHAMVALEFIKKHIPFSQIDWIVESGFKGVLENNPHIDNILSVNLKSIKKNKLEIFTQYKLLKTYSKNNYDIIIDAQGLLKSAIVSRIIGANTIAGFDKNSIRESVASLFYNKKIHIAYKENAIDRNMAVICQSLNIKYTKNDILQKEKFLFFSQSEQKNTEPYIVLVVGASKENKVYPKEKFAAIVNKLERKTVVVWGNEEEHKTATWIAQNSDCAFVAPKGNLDALKSIIANAKMVIGGDTGPTHMAWALNIPSITIFGNTPEYRNTYATNINKVIKSSSKVDPLKLDSSDFSIRDIEVNEITQCISQHQLLNY encoded by the coding sequence ATGAGAATATGTATCGTAAAACTCTCCGCTATGGGAGATATTATCCATGCTATGGTTGCTTTAGAATTTATTAAAAAACATATCCCTTTCTCTCAAATTGACTGGATTGTTGAGAGTGGATTTAAAGGTGTGCTTGAGAACAATCCACATATAGATAATATTTTAAGTGTTAATTTAAAGTCTATTAAAAAAAATAAACTAGAGATATTCACACAATACAAACTTCTAAAAACTTATTCAAAAAACAACTATGACATTATTATTGATGCGCAAGGGTTGTTAAAGTCAGCAATTGTTTCTAGAATTATTGGAGCAAACACTATTGCTGGATTTGATAAAAATTCTATAAGGGAGAGTGTAGCTTCACTTTTTTATAATAAAAAAATTCATATTGCTTATAAAGAAAATGCGATTGATAGAAACATGGCGGTCATATGCCAGTCACTGAATATAAAATATACAAAAAACGATATATTACAAAAAGAGAAATTTTTGTTTTTTTCACAGAGTGAGCAAAAAAATACAGAGCCATATATAGTTCTTGTAGTTGGTGCTTCTAAAGAGAATAAAGTTTACCCAAAAGAAAAGTTTGCAGCTATTGTAAATAAACTAGAAAGAAAAACAGTTGTAGTTTGGGGAAATGAAGAGGAGCATAAGACAGCAACTTGGATAGCCCAAAACAGTGATTGTGCTTTTGTGGCACCTAAAGGAAACCTGGATGCACTTAAATCTATCATAGCTAATGCTAAGATGGTAATTGGTGGAGATACCGGTCCAACACACATGGCGTGGGCGTTAAATATTCCATCCATTACAATATTTGGTAATACCCCTGAGTATAGAAATACTTATGCAACAAATATAAATAAGGTTATAAAATCAAGCTCTAAAGTTGACCCTTTAAAACTTGACTCTAGTGATTTTTCTATTCGAGATATTGAGGTTAACGAGATAACTCAATGCATTTCTCAACATCAGCTGTTGAATTATTGA
- the rfaD gene encoding ADP-glyceromanno-heptose 6-epimerase: MQYIKDTLKDKTILITGGAGFIGSNLAFYFQKNHPYAKVVVLDSFRSGETLSNGNLRSFGHFKNLIGFSGEVISGDINDKDLLLDLETNYKFDYIFHEAAISDTTALEQDLMIKTNVNAYKDLLNLAVRHNANMIYASSAATYGNAESPQKVGREAPQNVYGFSKLSMDNLSREYMQSANITIVGLRYFNVYGPREYFKNTTASMVLQFGHQILAGKNPKLFQNSDKILRDFIYIEDIIQANVKAMVTKKSGIYNVGTAKARSFQDIVDTLQKELETDLKCEYITNPFVGSYQFHTEAEISSTKDALGYEPRYELEDGIKSYVSEIRRTYEEEVK, translated from the coding sequence GTGCAATATATAAAAGATACTTTAAAAGATAAAACAATTTTAATAACAGGGGGAGCTGGTTTTATAGGCTCGAATCTGGCATTTTATTTTCAAAAGAACCACCCATACGCTAAAGTAGTTGTCCTTGATAGTTTCAGAAGCGGAGAAACACTTTCGAATGGTAATTTAAGAAGTTTTGGTCATTTTAAAAACCTAATTGGCTTTAGTGGAGAAGTTATTAGCGGAGATATAAATGACAAGGATTTACTGCTTGATTTAGAGACTAACTATAAATTTGACTATATCTTCCATGAAGCTGCTATATCAGATACAACGGCACTTGAGCAAGACCTGATGATAAAGACAAATGTAAATGCATACAAAGATTTATTAAACCTTGCTGTGAGACATAATGCTAACATGATTTATGCTTCATCTGCCGCAACATACGGAAATGCTGAGTCGCCACAAAAAGTCGGCCGCGAAGCACCGCAAAATGTGTATGGTTTTTCAAAACTTAGCATGGATAATTTAAGTCGTGAGTATATGCAAAGTGCAAACATAACGATAGTTGGACTTAGATATTTTAATGTATATGGTCCAAGAGAGTATTTTAAAAATACAACAGCTTCAATGGTACTTCAATTTGGACATCAAATTTTAGCAGGTAAAAATCCTAAACTTTTCCAAAACAGTGATAAGATACTTAGAGATTTCATATACATTGAAGATATTATTCAGGCAAATGTAAAAGCAATGGTTACTAAAAAAAGTGGAATATATAATGTTGGAACAGCCAAAGCTAGGAGTTTTCAAGATATAGTGGATACATTGCAAAAAGAACTTGAAACAGATTTAAAATGTGAGTATATTACAAACCCTTTTGTCGGCAGTTACCAGTTTCATACAGAGGCAGAAATAAGTTCAACAAAAGATGCTTTGGGTTATGAGCCAAGGTATGAATTGGAAGATGGGATTAAATCTTACGTAAGTGAAATTAGACGAACATATGAAGAAGAAGTTAAATAA
- the rfaE1 gene encoding D-glycero-beta-D-manno-heptose-7-phosphate kinase translates to MQILKNSTPKILVVGDLMIDHYLWGSCERISPEAPVQVVDIAKETTVLGGAGNVINNLKALGAEVSVSSVIGSDDNGAELLNMLKEIGVETRSIITQDGRKTSKKSRVIAVSQQILRYDNESKEEITRTSEKEILDSLSKSIAEFDAVILSDYGKGVLTVALCKGIIKLCRDAGVKVLVDPKGSDFSKYSGAYLLTPNKKEAMLATNIDIKDNASLEAALLKLKKECNLEVSLITLSEDGIATYENELKIFPTVAKEVFDVTGAGDTVIASIAFALSVGKNIEQTAAFSNLAAGVVVGKIGSATVTIDEIEEYEASLHKSTSDAHIKSFEDIDKIVNRYRENGKKVVFTNGCFDILHVGHVKYLQIAKSFGDILIVGLNSDESVSRLKGPSRPVNVTEDRAYILAALEAVDFVVPFEEDTPHDLIKMIKPHVLVKGGDYKDKDVIGTEFADELRLVDFVDGKSTTKTIQKIQGN, encoded by the coding sequence ATGCAGATACTAAAAAACTCAACTCCCAAGATACTTGTAGTCGGCGACTTGATGATAGACCATTATTTGTGGGGAAGCTGTGAGAGAATCTCTCCAGAAGCACCTGTTCAGGTTGTAGATATAGCAAAAGAGACAACTGTTCTTGGTGGTGCAGGAAATGTTATCAACAATCTTAAAGCCCTTGGTGCAGAAGTTAGTGTTAGCAGTGTAATAGGGAGTGATGATAATGGGGCTGAACTTCTTAACATGTTAAAAGAGATAGGTGTTGAAACTAGATCTATAATAACTCAAGATGGAAGAAAAACATCTAAAAAGAGTCGTGTTATTGCGGTTTCTCAGCAAATACTTAGATATGATAACGAGAGTAAAGAAGAGATAACAAGAACAAGTGAAAAAGAAATTTTAGACTCATTATCAAAGAGTATTGCAGAGTTTGATGCAGTGATTTTATCAGACTACGGAAAAGGTGTTTTAACTGTAGCGTTGTGTAAAGGAATCATAAAACTTTGTAGAGATGCCGGTGTAAAAGTATTAGTAGATCCAAAAGGGAGTGATTTTTCAAAATATAGCGGTGCTTACCTTTTAACACCTAATAAGAAAGAGGCTATGTTGGCCACAAATATTGATATCAAAGACAACGCATCATTAGAAGCTGCATTGTTGAAGCTTAAGAAAGAGTGCAATTTAGAGGTCTCACTTATAACTCTCTCAGAAGACGGGATTGCTACTTATGAAAATGAGCTTAAGATATTCCCAACTGTTGCAAAAGAAGTTTTTGATGTAACTGGCGCTGGAGATACAGTTATAGCCTCTATTGCTTTTGCTTTAAGCGTTGGTAAAAATATAGAGCAAACAGCTGCTTTTTCAAATTTGGCTGCAGGTGTAGTTGTGGGAAAAATCGGCTCGGCTACAGTTACAATTGACGAAATTGAGGAGTATGAAGCAAGTCTTCACAAAAGTACATCTGATGCACATATTAAAAGTTTTGAAGATATTGATAAAATTGTAAACAGGTATCGTGAGAATGGAAAAAAAGTTGTATTTACAAACGGCTGCTTTGATATTCTACATGTAGGGCATGTAAAGTATCTGCAAATTGCTAAAAGTTTTGGAGATATTTTGATAGTTGGACTAAACTCTGATGAATCTGTTTCAAGACTAAAAGGTCCTAGCCGCCCTGTAAATGTAACAGAAGACAGAGCATATATTCTCGCGGCACTTGAAGCTGTTGATTTTGTTGTTCCATTCGAAGAAGATACACCGCATGATTTGATTAAGATGATTAAACCTCATGTGCTTGTAAAGGGTGGAGACTATAAGGACAAAGATGTCATCGGAACAGAATTTGCTGATGAGTTAAGACTAGTTGACTTTGTTGATGGAAAAAGTACAACAAAAACAATTCAAAAGATTCAAGGAAATTAA
- a CDS encoding fused DSP-PTPase phosphatase/NAD kinase-like protein — MKTVWKSIAIVALIALSYYLWDVYVNYKFRTISENKVYKSGLIKPSKIESFLIDNKINTVINLLDPGVQDSLNPAQQKHIDAEDEAITEVNRKNNLKIKHVNIPSGQVPTKKTLTKFFEILDDKSNYPVLIHCYHGVGRAKIYSAIYRIEYENWKNVDARDKTRLMVEGFGYKSSFADGKEKGDFLMKYKPRSAGDESTFNQLKD, encoded by the coding sequence TTGAAAACAGTATGGAAAAGTATAGCGATAGTAGCACTGATAGCGTTGAGTTATTATTTATGGGATGTATATGTTAATTATAAATTTAGAACTATTAGTGAAAATAAAGTTTATAAATCAGGACTAATAAAACCAAGTAAAATAGAGAGTTTTTTAATAGATAACAAAATAAATACGGTTATAAATTTACTTGACCCTGGTGTGCAAGACAGCTTAAACCCAGCACAACAAAAACATATAGATGCTGAAGATGAAGCAATTACTGAAGTAAATAGAAAAAATAATTTAAAGATTAAACATGTAAATATACCTTCAGGTCAAGTACCAACTAAAAAAACATTGACTAAGTTTTTTGAAATTTTAGATGATAAATCGAACTATCCTGTTCTTATACACTGCTACCATGGAGTGGGGCGTGCGAAAATATACAGTGCCATATACCGCATAGAATATGAAAACTGGAAAAATGTAGATGCAAGAGATAAGACTAGACTTATGGTTGAAGGCTTTGGCTATAAAAGCTCATTTGCTGACGGCAAAGAAAAGGGTGATTTCTTAATGAAGTATAAACCAAGAAGTGCCGGTGATGAAAGCACATTTAATCAGCTTAAGGATTAG
- the waaF gene encoding lipopolysaccharide heptosyltransferase II, producing MKILIILPNWLGDAVMATPAIELLASYYPNAKFTFIGSYASIEAIKNHPLCEKAIVDETKKASSRVLATFKLARELGEFNLAISFRNHFYSSLLLRFTKTVICIAKKSWHSMFLLSHTPKISSNQHLAKQYAKLAMTDVESWDNTTPELKLYIEQEIFKKPTLGINAGATYGSAKRWYPERFAEVASEFSNKFDIIIFGGPNEVEMANEIEQNLKASQVRNYLNLAGKTTIKELCANIAGCSLFITNDSGPMHVAAAYQVPTVSIFGPTKHKETSQWMNKKSKIVRHELDCAPCMKRECPLGHHDCMKGITASEVIEAVKKLGT from the coding sequence ATGAAAATTTTAATTATTTTACCAAACTGGCTTGGAGATGCTGTTATGGCAACGCCTGCAATCGAGCTTTTAGCATCATACTATCCAAATGCTAAGTTTACATTTATAGGAAGTTATGCTTCAATTGAAGCAATAAAAAATCATCCACTTTGCGAAAAAGCCATAGTTGATGAAACAAAAAAAGCTTCAAGCAGAGTTCTTGCAACTTTTAAACTTGCCCGTGAATTAGGTGAGTTTAACTTAGCAATTTCTTTTAGAAACCACTTTTACTCGTCACTACTTCTTAGATTTACAAAAACTGTTATATGTATTGCAAAAAAATCTTGGCACTCTATGTTTTTGCTCTCACATACACCAAAGATATCATCAAATCAGCACCTCGCAAAGCAGTATGCCAAACTTGCTATGACAGATGTAGAGAGTTGGGATAACACAACTCCTGAGCTTAAGCTATATATAGAGCAAGAGATCTTCAAAAAACCCACTTTGGGGATAAATGCTGGTGCAACTTACGGGAGTGCAAAAAGGTGGTATCCGGAGCGATTTGCAGAGGTTGCCAGTGAATTTAGCAATAAGTTTGACATAATAATATTTGGTGGTCCAAATGAAGTTGAAATGGCTAACGAGATTGAGCAAAATTTAAAAGCTTCACAGGTAAGAAACTATCTAAATCTAGCTGGAAAGACTACCATTAAAGAGCTGTGTGCGAATATTGCTGGATGTTCACTCTTTATTACAAATGACAGCGGTCCTATGCATGTGGCAGCTGCTTATCAGGTACCAACTGTTTCTATTTTTGGACCAACAAAACATAAAGAGACATCTCAGTGGATGAATAAGAAAAGTAAAATTGTAAGACATGAGCTAGATTGTGCTCCATGTATGAAAAGAGAGTGTCCTCTAGGACATCATGACTGCATGAAAGGTATCACAGCTTCTGAAGTCATAGAAGCTGTTAAAAAGCTAGGTACCTGA
- the ccoS gene encoding cbb3-type cytochrome oxidase assembly protein CcoS, translating into MDSWVIAMMLGASVFLGAIALFAFLWAIKSGQFDDEEKFLNAAKFDGEDELNDAVNKDRKKEDLKKNYRPE; encoded by the coding sequence ATGATGCTTGGCGCATCTGTATTTTTGGGTGCAATTGCTCTGTTCGCATTTTTATGGGCAATTAAAAGTGGCCAATTTGATGATGAAGAGAAGTTTTTAAACGCTGCAAAGTTTGATGGTGAAGATGAATTAAATGATGCTGTAAATAAAGATAGAAAAAAAGAGGATTTAAAGAAAAATTATAGACCAGAATAA